One region of Priestia megaterium genomic DNA includes:
- a CDS encoding iron-containing alcohol dehydrogenase, with amino-acid sequence MENFIYHNPTKLIFGKDQLQALSEELPKYGKNILLVYGGGSIKKNGLYDQVLTLLKELNVNIHELAGVEPNPRLSTVRKGIEICRNENIDFMLAVGGGSVIDCTKAIAAGAEYEGDVWDIINKKVTATKALPFGTVLTLAATGSEMNPDSVITNWETNEKYVWGSTVTHPVFSILDPVNTMSVPRDQTIYGMVDMMSHVFEQYFHNVKNTPLQDRMCYSVLQTVIETAPKLLEDLQSYEHRETILYSGTIALNGTLQMGYFGDWASHTIEHAVSAVYDIPHAGGLAILFPNWMRHVVDQDVTRMKRVMTSMFDIETAGKSDKEIALEGIDKLSAFWSSLGAPSRLADYDIGEERLDEIAGIAAREMEHGGFGNFKKLNKDDILAILKASL; translated from the coding sequence ATGGAAAATTTCATTTATCATAATCCCACAAAATTAATCTTCGGAAAAGATCAGCTTCAAGCATTATCAGAAGAACTCCCGAAATACGGAAAAAATATTTTGCTTGTATATGGCGGAGGAAGCATTAAGAAAAACGGTTTATACGATCAAGTTCTTACGCTGTTAAAAGAGTTAAACGTAAATATACATGAGTTAGCGGGCGTAGAGCCAAATCCTCGACTATCTACGGTACGAAAAGGAATTGAAATTTGCCGAAATGAAAACATTGACTTCATGTTAGCAGTCGGCGGAGGAAGCGTTATTGACTGCACAAAAGCAATCGCTGCCGGAGCTGAGTATGAAGGCGACGTTTGGGATATTATTAACAAAAAAGTAACGGCTACAAAAGCACTGCCGTTTGGAACGGTATTAACGTTGGCAGCAACAGGTTCTGAAATGAATCCTGATTCTGTTATTACGAATTGGGAAACAAATGAAAAATACGTTTGGGGAAGCACCGTTACGCACCCTGTATTTTCTATACTAGATCCTGTGAACACGATGTCTGTTCCTAGAGATCAAACTATCTACGGCATGGTAGACATGATGAGTCATGTGTTCGAACAATATTTCCATAACGTGAAAAACACGCCTTTACAAGATCGTATGTGCTATTCCGTATTACAAACAGTAATTGAAACAGCACCGAAATTGCTAGAAGATCTGCAAAGCTACGAACATCGCGAAACGATTTTATATTCCGGAACAATCGCATTAAATGGAACACTTCAAATGGGATACTTTGGAGATTGGGCTTCACATACAATTGAACACGCGGTATCAGCAGTATATGACATTCCTCATGCGGGCGGTTTAGCAATCCTATTTCCAAATTGGATGCGACACGTTGTAGATCAAGATGTAACTCGTATGAAACGCGTCATGACAAGCATGTTTGATATTGAAACTGCAGGTAAAAGTGACAAAGAAATTGCGTTAGAAGGAATCGATAAGCTAAGCGCTTTTTGGTCAAGCCTTGGTGCACCTTCTCGCTTAGCAGATTACGATATCGGAGAAGAGCGACTAGACGAAATTGCTGGAATTGCTGCTCGTGAAATGGAGCACGGAGGTTTCGGTAACTTTAAGAAACTAAATAAAGATGATATTTTAGCTATTTTAAAAGCATCACTGTAA
- a CDS encoding MFS transporter — protein sequence MKKFALASYALYLLGGLVITAVGSVLPQLLTHYHVSYTVGGQLVLVGSLGFLIGVPLSSFLLGRFREMNLLTISALMIALSQIGMLLLPPFEWIIAFNFLNGIGVAALEVVVATLMMEVFIGRRAIVMSYLEVSFGLGALLMPLVASLLISQNSWRFSFFITSVLALLMVVICKIIPFKKETISTSESDASDASSEPAPVLTKNQRWKILTLFSVMIFMYAGVESSMNNFLSSIFITYLDVIPSQATLSISVFWVAMLIGRVATGWIIRIVTYERYLFGSIGGTIVSLVLFIVLKEAVAGYILLGFLGLAMSGIYSITMVYANHTFTGSARIVTSLITGFSGLGGAVFPALIGFTMDASGITSALWYITAFACLYLLALCIIFFVQRDAKQKANNHLQPMK from the coding sequence ATGAAAAAGTTTGCGCTAGCTTCATATGCACTTTATTTGTTGGGCGGATTAGTCATTACAGCCGTAGGATCCGTCTTACCGCAATTGTTAACACATTATCATGTTTCCTATACAGTTGGCGGGCAGCTTGTATTAGTAGGTTCTTTAGGATTTTTGATAGGAGTTCCGCTATCTTCTTTTTTATTAGGACGCTTCAGAGAAATGAATTTACTTACAATTTCCGCACTAATGATAGCGTTATCACAAATAGGTATGCTTTTATTGCCTCCATTTGAGTGGATTATTGCATTCAATTTTTTAAACGGTATTGGTGTAGCCGCATTGGAAGTAGTTGTAGCTACTTTAATGATGGAAGTATTTATCGGTAGAAGAGCTATTGTTATGAGTTATTTAGAAGTATCATTCGGTCTAGGTGCGCTGTTGATGCCGTTAGTAGCTAGCTTATTGATTTCACAGAACAGCTGGAGGTTTTCATTTTTTATAACAAGTGTACTAGCTTTACTAATGGTTGTGATCTGTAAAATAATTCCTTTTAAAAAAGAGACTATTTCAACTTCAGAAAGCGATGCTTCAGATGCCAGCTCAGAACCTGCGCCTGTGCTTACTAAAAATCAAAGGTGGAAAATACTTACTCTTTTTAGTGTGATGATTTTTATGTATGCCGGAGTAGAAAGCAGTATGAATAATTTTCTTTCGTCTATTTTTATCACATATCTAGACGTAATTCCCTCACAGGCTACTTTAAGCATAAGCGTTTTTTGGGTAGCTATGCTCATAGGACGAGTGGCTACTGGATGGATTATTCGAATTGTTACATACGAACGTTATCTTTTTGGCAGCATTGGAGGGACAATTGTGAGTTTAGTGCTGTTTATTGTGTTAAAAGAAGCAGTAGCAGGCTATATTTTATTAGGGTTTTTAGGGCTTGCAATGTCAGGTATCTATTCGATAACGATGGTATATGCTAATCATACGTTTACCGGATCTGCTCGTATTGTCACTAGTTTAATTACTGGTTTTTCAGGGCTTGGAGGTGCTGTTTTCCCTGCGCTTATTGGCTTTACTATGGACGCAAGCGGCATTACCTCAGCGCTTTGGTACATAACAGCTTTTGCATGTTTATATCTTCTGGCGCTTTGCATCATTTTTTTCGTTCAGCGTGATGCAAAACAAAAAGCTAATAATCATTTGCAGCCTATGAAATAA
- a CDS encoding ATP-grasp domain-containing protein, whose protein sequence is MPLQNKHLAVVLQNTYLPFIFEEAEALGIKVTFFYNQEEVEPKHLKNVQNFIPIDLFHTSDKALEIIKAEHHKNPFDGIMTLYEPALEFVAQLTEKLNLPGLSPFVISNCRNKQKMREVLKDNDLNTPYFKEVENTEELKNLSLPYPVVVKPSNGFSSQGVSRANNKKELIDSIEKVRRVNEEDLSKFTKNKTGMVIEQFVDGPEFAIETFSVEGEVCVLSIGYKGNSKGPFFEEGVYIAPAHLEENVWESISQEAAKAATALGIENGPAHIELRLDPAGKPYVIEIGARIGGSGISHYIVKESTGINYIELVFHYVLGLKPPVLKNERKRKKVVGNYIIPVQGHGIFKEIRGLEDVRRDTEVKRVIQFITEGTDILPYPHFSGYPGFILTTHDSYSDCEQYYSYLDNKVKIVYQNKVNA, encoded by the coding sequence ATGCCGTTACAAAACAAGCATCTAGCAGTTGTGTTACAAAATACATATTTACCGTTTATTTTTGAAGAAGCAGAAGCTCTCGGAATTAAAGTGACGTTTTTTTATAACCAAGAAGAAGTAGAACCTAAGCATCTTAAAAACGTACAAAATTTCATACCCATTGATTTATTTCACACCTCAGACAAAGCTCTTGAGATTATTAAAGCAGAGCATCACAAAAATCCTTTTGACGGCATTATGACATTATATGAGCCTGCGTTAGAGTTTGTAGCTCAGCTGACAGAAAAATTAAACTTACCGGGCTTATCACCGTTTGTGATTAGTAACTGTCGCAACAAACAGAAAATGAGAGAGGTTTTAAAAGATAATGATCTTAACACTCCGTATTTTAAAGAGGTTGAAAATACGGAGGAATTAAAGAATCTTTCACTGCCTTATCCTGTCGTAGTAAAACCTTCTAACGGATTTTCCAGTCAAGGTGTATCACGAGCGAATAATAAAAAAGAACTGATTGACAGCATAGAAAAAGTGAGACGCGTAAATGAAGAAGACCTAAGTAAATTCACAAAAAATAAAACGGGCATGGTAATTGAACAATTTGTAGACGGACCAGAGTTTGCTATTGAGACGTTTTCTGTAGAAGGAGAGGTTTGTGTACTCTCTATAGGATACAAAGGAAATTCCAAAGGGCCTTTTTTTGAAGAAGGTGTTTATATAGCGCCAGCTCACCTAGAAGAAAACGTTTGGGAATCTATTTCGCAAGAAGCAGCTAAAGCAGCAACCGCTTTAGGGATTGAGAATGGCCCCGCTCATATTGAATTACGTTTGGACCCAGCAGGAAAACCTTATGTGATTGAAATAGGAGCGCGCATTGGAGGGTCTGGGATTTCTCATTATATCGTAAAAGAAAGTACAGGTATTAACTATATCGAGCTAGTTTTTCACTATGTATTAGGATTAAAACCTCCTGTATTAAAAAATGAAAGAAAACGAAAGAAAGTGGTGGGCAACTACATTATCCCTGTGCAAGGCCATGGGATTTTTAAAGAAATTCGAGGCTTGGAAGACGTGCGTAGAGACACTGAAGTAAAAAGGGTTATTCAATTTATAACTGAAGGGACAGACATTTTACCATATCCGCACTTTTCAGGTTACCCTGGATTTATTTTAACCACTCATGACTCTTATTCCGACTGTGAGCAGTATTACAGCTATTTGGATAACAAAGTAAAAATCGTTTATCAAAATAAAGTAAATGCATAG
- a CDS encoding DMT family transporter, translating into MISKLTRIHVHLLFCLLAVIGGTTWAFQKTGLKDSLPLWSAGMRFLIASLIIALYLLLTKKMAISKEVVIISALNGILYFALPFGSVYWASVYLPSGLVSVLAASISVFALLFNRLFKGTPATKGQKIGVVMCLIGMSVVFGNQLFIQGNVIQIVAMIVILMAMLGSAFITVQVQSRIKSLPIMTFNSFSMLSGGACLLIVSLFIENGNRTFSGVSLISLLYLAIIGSVLGFSINIYLLKKWHISKATAHLFISPVIALYVGFVFLGETLNKQVYIGTAFVIAGVIFINLKKQVEKNTNNSTLTSSKNISAK; encoded by the coding sequence GTGATTTCTAAATTAACCCGTATTCATGTACATCTTTTGTTTTGTCTGTTAGCCGTCATCGGGGGAACGACATGGGCTTTTCAAAAGACTGGCTTAAAGGATAGCTTGCCTCTATGGTCAGCAGGTATGAGGTTTTTAATTGCTAGTTTAATAATTGCCCTCTACCTCTTACTCACAAAAAAAATGGCCATTTCAAAAGAAGTAGTAATTATTTCAGCATTAAACGGAATTTTGTACTTTGCTCTACCGTTTGGTTCTGTTTATTGGGCATCCGTCTATTTGCCAAGCGGGCTTGTTTCCGTTTTAGCTGCCAGCATTTCAGTGTTTGCTCTTTTATTTAATCGCTTATTTAAAGGAACACCAGCTACAAAAGGACAAAAGATAGGTGTAGTCATGTGCTTAATTGGTATGAGCGTTGTATTTGGAAATCAGCTGTTTATACAGGGAAATGTGATTCAAATAGTAGCCATGATTGTCATTTTAATGGCTATGCTAGGTTCTGCTTTTATAACTGTTCAAGTTCAATCTCGCATAAAATCCTTGCCTATTATGACCTTTAATTCCTTTTCGATGCTAAGTGGAGGCGCTTGTTTACTGATTGTTAGTTTATTTATAGAAAATGGAAACCGCACTTTCTCTGGGGTTAGTCTTATCTCATTATTATACTTGGCTATTATAGGATCGGTCTTGGGGTTTTCTATTAATATTTATTTATTAAAAAAATGGCATATATCAAAAGCAACGGCGCATCTATTTATTTCACCGGTTATCGCCTTATATGTAGGATTTGTCTTTTTAGGTGAAACATTAAACAAACAGGTCTATATAGGTACAGCATTTGTAATAGCAGGGGTTATATTTATTAACTTGAAAAAGCAAGTAGAGAAAAACACAAATAACTCTACTCTTACATCATCTAAAAATATTTCTGCTAAGTAG
- a CDS encoding DUF6421 family protein, which yields MLTKNHTQSLVELLNDKIVPALYEIRKYQGPNGEVKRNYEKARELLLKVVAETETIYNSLNLPKVWNALKNDVCDWIERGLDQSPYFDQTLIAYSPPANGEATFFLGPIVTPNGPTKRGFYLEAFIAVRDEPEIMNSIEADLPHPKNGCESLKLLAGTQGFMEGKCIVFFPENVQTKEKVTTQNFAIFFFNKFHSIYNDDTLKRAYSIFPDFNFKSHTMNREDTYQARVIWGYLHDYYHHCGNKPFDQHIQAKMNFFAGILEEVKVDCQTVLTLHKRKYPFWEEITEFVLFERLLRYPSQHNAPRNFDSGTGFFLFSWLVANGHSISRKEDHAYLDLDMCLKELDLLVKEIEQLETIQSDLGYKEEAERYVRKYLLPSENGDKFTIPDNYFINQQNKKIEVPYLLFDDHNL from the coding sequence ATGTTAACAAAAAATCATACTCAAAGTTTAGTGGAGTTATTAAACGATAAAATAGTACCTGCTCTATATGAGATAAGAAAATATCAGGGCCCAAATGGAGAGGTCAAAAGAAATTACGAAAAAGCTAGAGAACTCTTATTAAAAGTAGTTGCTGAAACTGAAACAATATATAACTCTCTAAATTTACCTAAAGTGTGGAATGCATTAAAAAATGACGTATGTGATTGGATCGAAAGAGGACTCGATCAATCTCCTTATTTTGATCAAACGTTAATTGCTTATAGCCCGCCTGCAAACGGAGAGGCGACGTTCTTTTTAGGACCGATTGTAACGCCTAATGGCCCTACCAAAAGAGGGTTTTATTTAGAAGCCTTTATCGCCGTTCGTGATGAACCTGAAATCATGAACTCCATTGAAGCAGACCTTCCTCATCCTAAAAATGGATGTGAATCGTTAAAGCTGTTGGCTGGTACTCAAGGATTTATGGAAGGGAAGTGTATTGTATTTTTCCCTGAGAATGTACAAACAAAAGAAAAGGTAACAACTCAAAACTTCGCGATATTTTTCTTTAATAAATTTCACAGCATATACAATGATGATACATTAAAAAGAGCGTATTCTATCTTTCCTGATTTTAACTTTAAATCTCATACTATGAATAGAGAAGACACCTATCAGGCAAGGGTAATCTGGGGATATCTACATGACTATTATCATCACTGTGGAAATAAACCTTTCGATCAACATATACAGGCAAAAATGAATTTTTTTGCAGGCATACTGGAAGAAGTTAAAGTAGACTGTCAGACGGTGCTGACTCTTCATAAAAGAAAATACCCTTTTTGGGAAGAGATAACAGAATTTGTTCTCTTTGAACGTCTGTTAAGGTATCCTAGTCAGCATAATGCACCTCGAAACTTTGATTCTGGCACAGGATTTTTTCTTTTTAGCTGGTTAGTTGCAAATGGGCATTCAATATCCCGAAAAGAAGACCATGCTTATTTAGATTTAGACATGTGTTTGAAGGAACTAGACCTTTTAGTAAAAGAAATTGAACAACTTGAAACAATTCAAAGTGACCTTGGCTATAAAGAAGAAGCCGAACGCTATGTTCGAAAATACTTATTGCCTAGTGAGAACGGTGATAAATTTACTATTCCGGACAATTATTTTATTAATCAGCAAAATAAAAAGATTGAAGTTCCATACTTACTATTCGATGACCATAATCTCTAA
- a CDS encoding valine--pyruvate transaminase, whose product MNALHLSKIGNKMTNKVGVRAIMHDIQEVLNSDLNQYVNLSAGNPAILPQVYEMWEEALKDIVNDKQLKNLISQYGSSYGTYELIDCIREYFFRNYRIELDREQVLITSGSQNLFFLAINSFCGTSKEGRVKKALIPMLPDYAGYSGVALEEAIIEGIPPIVSKLDHHTFRYEFNKQAFKDKIAQDPDIGAVVLSRPNNPSGNILSKEAVHFISQVCKDYNIPLLIDSAYAPPFPAMNFVEMNPIIHDNIIHCMSLSKAGLPGERIGIAIGKSDFIKVMEAFQSNILIHSSRLGQRMVVNTLKNGKLPGISANYIRTHYKQKHDYLKNLLTTHMPDDIPWYLHKAEGSLFGWLWLEGLTFSDNDLYNKLKAENLIVVPGGSFFHGNRSCPHNQECIRISLTATDEELKKGIDILSSVVKKVYSSDFICETEKI is encoded by the coding sequence ATGAATGCTTTGCATTTAAGTAAAATAGGAAACAAAATGACTAATAAAGTAGGCGTTCGTGCTATTATGCATGACATTCAAGAAGTGCTCAATTCTGATCTCAATCAATATGTGAATTTAAGCGCTGGAAATCCTGCCATACTCCCTCAAGTTTATGAAATGTGGGAAGAAGCTTTAAAAGATATTGTGAACGACAAACAACTAAAGAATTTGATTAGCCAATATGGGTCTAGTTACGGTACGTATGAATTAATTGATTGCATAAGAGAATACTTCTTTAGGAATTATCGTATTGAGCTGGACAGAGAACAAGTCTTGATCACTTCAGGAAGTCAAAATCTGTTTTTTTTAGCTATAAATTCATTTTGCGGTACAAGTAAAGAAGGAAGAGTTAAAAAAGCATTAATACCTATGCTGCCGGATTACGCTGGGTACAGCGGAGTGGCACTAGAGGAAGCTATAATAGAAGGAATTCCTCCTATCGTCTCAAAGCTTGATCATCATACGTTTCGTTATGAATTTAACAAACAGGCATTCAAAGATAAAATAGCACAGGACCCAGATATCGGAGCTGTCGTATTATCAAGACCTAATAATCCAAGCGGCAACATTCTTTCAAAAGAAGCCGTACACTTTATATCCCAAGTATGCAAGGACTATAACATTCCATTGCTAATTGATTCAGCGTACGCACCTCCTTTTCCGGCTATGAACTTTGTTGAAATGAATCCAATTATACATGACAACATCATTCACTGCATGAGTCTTTCTAAAGCCGGATTGCCTGGAGAGAGAATAGGAATTGCTATAGGAAAAAGTGACTTCATAAAAGTAATGGAAGCATTTCAATCAAATATTTTGATTCACTCTTCTAGGTTAGGTCAGCGGATGGTGGTTAACACCTTAAAGAACGGAAAGTTACCTGGAATTTCAGCTAACTATATAAGAACTCATTATAAACAAAAACATGACTATTTAAAAAATCTTTTAACTACACATATGCCGGATGATATTCCTTGGTATTTACATAAAGCGGAAGGTTCGTTGTTTGGTTGGCTTTGGTTAGAAGGTTTGACTTTCAGTGATAACGATCTATACAATAAATTAAAAGCAGAAAACTTGATTGTAGTACCAGGCGGATCATTCTTTCACGGCAACCGGTCTTGTCCTCACAACCAGGAGTGCATTCGCATAAGTCTTACTGCTACAGATGAGGAGTTAAAGAAAGGAATTGATATTCTTTCGTCAGTAGTCAAGAAAGTATACAGTTCAGATTTTATATGTGAAACAGAAAAAATCTAA
- a CDS encoding (2Fe-2S) ferredoxin domain-containing protein, with protein MATWNLGTTKHHVLICNGSSCNRVGAEEVTQAIRTEIANQEMDEYIHTTRTRCNGRCHDKCVVISYPDGIWYKDMKPDDARELINSLKTDQPFVQKTSHTFCGEGFQRTEGTVKGISKQKETVIKVSKKL; from the coding sequence ATGGCTACATGGAACTTAGGTACAACGAAACATCACGTTCTCATTTGCAATGGAAGCAGCTGCAATCGAGTTGGAGCCGAAGAAGTTACACAAGCGATTCGAACTGAGATAGCTAATCAAGAGATGGACGAATACATACATACGACTCGCACTCGATGTAATGGAAGATGTCATGATAAATGCGTCGTCATTTCCTACCCAGACGGTATTTGGTATAAAGATATGAAGCCTGATGATGCACGAGAGCTTATTAACTCTTTAAAGACAGATCAACCTTTTGTCCAAAAAACAAGTCATACTTTTTGCGGAGAAGGTTTCCAGCGAACAGAAGGTACTGTTAAAGGTATCTCAAAACAAAAAGAAACCGTCATCAAAGTATCTAAAAAACTTTAA
- the rpsN gene encoding 30S ribosomal protein S14: MAKKSKIAKEKHRQALVEKYAELRKQLKEQGNYNELRKLPRDSSSTRLHNRCEVTGRPRGYLRKFKLSRIAFRELAHKGQLPGVKKSSW, from the coding sequence TTGGCTAAAAAATCAAAAATAGCAAAAGAAAAGCACCGACAAGCACTTGTCGAAAAATATGCTGAGTTAAGAAAACAGTTAAAGGAACAAGGAAATTATAATGAACTACGAAAGCTTCCTAGAGACTCTTCTTCTACTCGCTTGCATAATCGCTGTGAAGTAACGGGAAGACCTCGTGGATATTTACGTAAATTTAAGCTTTCGCGAATTGCATTTAGAGAACTTGCTCACAAGGGACAGCTTCCTGGGGTGAAAAAATCAAGCTGGTAA
- a CDS encoding cell wall hydrolase — MMKKLVIAIAMLIPSFGAGYSAFAAAPAHEQHIQVNKNDKELLARLVSAEAKGEPYAGKVAVATVVLNRVDSSKFPDTVKGVIYQKGQYSPVSNGQINKPADKGSKKAVEEAINFQGQGKGSLFFFNPDKTGDQWLRQKQETIKIGHHVFAK; from the coding sequence ATGATGAAAAAACTAGTAATTGCTATCGCAATGCTTATCCCGAGTTTTGGTGCAGGTTACTCAGCATTTGCTGCAGCACCCGCTCATGAACAGCACATTCAAGTAAATAAAAATGATAAAGAACTATTAGCTCGTCTTGTATCAGCTGAAGCCAAAGGAGAGCCGTACGCAGGCAAAGTAGCCGTGGCAACAGTTGTATTAAATAGAGTCGACAGCAGCAAATTCCCGGACACTGTAAAAGGCGTTATTTATCAAAAAGGTCAGTACAGCCCGGTCAGCAACGGTCAAATCAATAAACCTGCAGACAAAGGTTCAAAAAAAGCTGTAGAAGAAGCAATTAACTTCCAAGGTCAAGGAAAAGGTTCATTATTCTTCTTTAATCCTGATAAAACGGGAGATCAATGGCTGCGCCAAAAACAAGAAACAATTAAAATAGGGCATCATGTATTTGCAAAATAA
- a CDS encoding sulfatase-like hydrolase/transferase — protein MKEQPNFLLIMVDEERFPPVYESKEVKKWRKKHLKAHEFLKQHGMGFTRHYVGSTACSPSRATLFTGQYPSLHGVTQTQGIAKKSQDPDMFWLQPNTVPTMGDYFKQAGYQTFYKGKWHISDENILIPGTHNVFSSYQMQTGIPDPEKERLYQRANKLEKFSFSGWIGPEPEGRNPHNSGSSAAIGVSGRDEIYAEEIIELIQQLEYQKTAQPWLMVASFVNPHDIALFGAITKHLAMFQFSIDETIPNIEPPPTIRESLQTKPSAQSSYKYIYPKALQPTPNSSFYRRLYYQLQKNVDKQILKVLRTIEQSSFYDNTIIIFTSDHGDLLGAHGGLHQKWYNMYEESIHVPLLIHNKHLFPSYQRTDVLTSHVDLIPTMLSLANIDASAVQKQLQKSHTEVHPFVGRDLSGTLRGETSLHKEKAPIFFMTDDDPTKGLHQTNFLGESYPSVVQPNHIQAIIVEFQSAAGKEIWKYARYHDNPQFRSAPNEKDEVIHREQYESYPVDLTNLKETSVPDQIEMYNLTKDPLETVNLAYPYFSTNETRKIQRQLDVILKEQLRKKRIFPQSGSMYQELPSKDR, from the coding sequence ATGAAGGAGCAGCCTAATTTTTTGTTGATTATGGTGGACGAAGAACGATTTCCACCCGTATATGAAAGTAAAGAAGTAAAAAAGTGGCGAAAAAAACATTTAAAAGCACATGAATTTTTAAAACAGCATGGAATGGGGTTTACTCGTCACTACGTCGGTTCTACAGCCTGTTCACCGAGTCGAGCTACATTGTTTACAGGGCAGTACCCTTCCTTGCACGGAGTGACCCAAACGCAAGGTATCGCAAAGAAGTCACAAGATCCTGATATGTTTTGGCTGCAGCCTAATACCGTCCCAACGATGGGAGATTATTTTAAGCAGGCTGGGTATCAAACCTTTTATAAAGGAAAATGGCATATTTCTGATGAGAACATCTTAATTCCAGGAACACATAACGTTTTTTCTAGCTACCAGATGCAAACAGGAATACCGGATCCAGAAAAAGAGCGCCTCTATCAACGGGCTAATAAGCTTGAAAAGTTTAGTTTTTCAGGGTGGATTGGTCCAGAGCCGGAAGGGAGAAACCCGCACAATTCTGGTTCATCTGCGGCCATTGGAGTGAGTGGACGAGACGAAATATATGCAGAGGAAATCATAGAGCTTATTCAACAATTAGAATATCAAAAGACTGCGCAGCCTTGGCTCATGGTAGCTTCGTTTGTGAACCCGCATGACATTGCGCTGTTCGGAGCAATCACCAAACACCTTGCTATGTTTCAGTTTTCTATTGATGAGACAATTCCGAACATCGAGCCGCCACCTACTATTAGAGAATCTTTACAAACGAAGCCTAGCGCTCAAAGCAGCTATAAATACATCTACCCAAAAGCGCTGCAGCCGACGCCAAATTCTAGTTTCTACCGGCGCTTATATTATCAGCTTCAAAAAAATGTTGATAAACAAATTTTGAAAGTCCTTCGGACTATAGAACAATCTTCGTTCTATGACAATACCATTATTATTTTCACGTCGGATCACGGTGATTTGCTTGGGGCTCACGGAGGACTACATCAAAAATGGTACAACATGTATGAAGAGTCGATTCACGTGCCGCTTCTCATTCATAACAAGCATTTGTTTCCTAGTTATCAACGTACAGACGTGCTGACTAGTCATGTTGACTTGATCCCGACAATGCTTAGCTTGGCTAATATCGATGCTTCCGCTGTTCAAAAGCAATTGCAAAAAAGTCATACGGAAGTACATCCATTTGTTGGGCGAGACCTCTCAGGAACGTTGCGAGGAGAAACATCGCTCCATAAAGAAAAAGCACCGATTTTCTTTATGACGGATGATGACCCGACAAAAGGACTTCACCAAACAAATTTTTTAGGAGAAAGCTATCCGTCAGTCGTTCAGCCTAATCACATTCAAGCGATCATTGTCGAGTTTCAATCAGCCGCAGGAAAGGAAATCTGGAAATACGCTCGATACCATGATAATCCGCAATTTCGGTCAGCACCTAACGAAAAAGATGAAGTCATCCACCGAGAGCAATATGAAAGTTACCCGGTAGATCTTACTAACCTTAAAGAAACATCGGTTCCGGATCAAATTGAAATGTACAATTTGACCAAGGATCCGTTAGAAACAGTAAATTTGGCTTACCCGTATTTTTCAACAAATGAAACAAGGAAAATTCAGCGGCAGCTTGATGTTATTCTTAAAGAACAACTCAGGAAAAAACGGATTTTTCCGCAAAGTGGAAGCATGTACCAGGAGCTTCCGTCTAAAGATAGATAA